The proteins below come from a single Syntrophobacterales bacterium genomic window:
- a CDS encoding DUF4445 domain-containing protein — protein MEKHSVTFSPSGVRLKVDDGENLLQAAMEAGIHINASCGGNGTCGKCRVKIINGKVDSPLSSMLPQEDYNAGYRLACLTTIREDVEIEIPLDSQVDKSVLLKEGQKFDHPYLLSPKDLFQLVQGWEVEPTVFKRYVTMEPPTKNDNASDLTRLINAIKQQHNIRGVSTDFRLIMKLSQLLRDANWKVTVTLVQTRKGYKLINAEQGDRTQHNYSIVVDIGTTTIFGQLLDLNQDVKTACAEGACDGAKLFALAEGSDYNPQISYGEDVITRIVYSQKPGGLQKLQEVVVESINNIIDELLTTSGVDVSLVSHLVIAGNTTMTQLFLGLDPKYLRLAPYVPTANLIPPMRAVHLGIKLGDHVHVYIFPCVASYVGGDIVAGVLGSGIFQREDLTLYMDIGTNGEIVVGNKDWLASDSCSAGPAFEGGGIKFGMRATRGAIEEVSINPVTYEPMILTIGRVKPIGICGSGLIDAVAQLIKAGVIDQAGKFYRDLKTERVRKGPDGYEYVLAFQKDTRLNDDIVVTEIDVENLIRTKGSIYAGCKVLLQSVGLGFKDLDRVIIAGGFGRHLNLEKAIFIGLLPEMEMDKFTFVGNGSLLGARLLSFSQELLKETERIALMMTNIELSNYPSYMDEFVAALFLPHTDVNAFPNVMKRLPARRGK, from the coding sequence ATGGAGAAGCACAGCGTTACATTCAGCCCCAGCGGTGTCAGACTGAAGGTTGACGATGGAGAAAACCTGCTCCAGGCGGCGATGGAAGCCGGCATCCATATCAACGCCTCCTGCGGCGGCAACGGGACTTGCGGAAAATGCCGGGTCAAAATCATCAACGGCAAGGTTGACTCCCCGTTGAGTTCCATGCTCCCCCAGGAAGATTACAATGCCGGTTATCGCCTTGCCTGCCTCACCACAATCCGCGAAGACGTCGAGATCGAAATCCCGCTCGACTCCCAGGTTGATAAATCGGTTCTGCTGAAGGAAGGACAGAAATTTGATCATCCCTATCTCCTGTCGCCCAAGGATCTGTTTCAGCTTGTTCAGGGCTGGGAGGTTGAACCGACCGTTTTCAAACGCTATGTGACAATGGAGCCCCCGACCAAGAACGATAATGCCAGCGACCTGACGCGCCTGATCAATGCCATAAAACAACAGCATAATATTAGAGGCGTCTCTACAGATTTTCGACTAATTATGAAGCTCAGCCAGTTGCTGCGCGATGCCAACTGGAAGGTTACCGTAACCCTTGTGCAGACCCGCAAGGGATATAAATTGATCAACGCCGAGCAGGGGGACCGCACCCAGCATAATTATTCAATAGTTGTCGATATTGGCACAACGACGATCTTCGGTCAGCTTCTCGATCTCAATCAGGATGTCAAGACGGCGTGCGCCGAAGGCGCCTGCGACGGGGCGAAGCTTTTTGCGCTGGCGGAGGGGTCCGACTACAACCCGCAGATAAGCTATGGTGAGGATGTGATAACCCGCATCGTCTATTCCCAGAAGCCGGGCGGGCTCCAGAAGCTGCAGGAGGTGGTGGTTGAATCGATAAACAATATCATCGACGAGTTGTTGACAACAAGCGGCGTGGATGTATCGCTGGTCTCCCACCTCGTTATTGCCGGCAACACCACCATGACGCAGCTTTTTCTCGGGCTGGACCCCAAGTACCTTCGCCTTGCGCCCTACGTGCCGACGGCGAATCTTATCCCGCCCATGCGGGCCGTGCATCTGGGCATAAAGCTTGGGGATCACGTGCATGTTTATATTTTTCCCTGTGTCGCAAGCTACGTCGGCGGCGACATCGTAGCCGGGGTGCTTGGCTCCGGCATTTTCCAGCGGGAAGACCTGACCCTTTATATGGATATCGGCACAAACGGCGAGATCGTGGTCGGCAACAAGGACTGGCTTGCCAGTGATTCCTGTTCAGCCGGGCCCGCCTTTGAGGGCGGGGGCATAAAGTTCGGCATGCGGGCCACGCGCGGCGCCATTGAAGAGGTGAGCATCAACCCCGTCACCTACGAACCGATGATTCTTACGATTGGCCGGGTCAAGCCGATCGGAATCTGCGGATCAGGGTTAATAGACGCTGTTGCCCAGCTGATTAAGGCGGGTGTGATCGATCAGGCGGGGAAATTCTATCGGGACCTTAAAACGGAGCGGGTGAGAAAAGGGCCGGATGGGTACGAATATGTGCTGGCCTTTCAGAAGGACACCCGTCTGAACGATGATATCGTGGTTACGGAGATAGATGTTGAGAACCTGATCCGGACGAAGGGATCGATCTACGCCGGCTGCAAGGTGCTGCTGCAAAGCGTGGGGCTTGGTTTCAAGGATCTTGACCGGGTCATTATCGCCGGCGGATTCGGTCGTCATCTGAATCTGGAGAAGGCTATTTTCATCGGCCTGCTGCCGGAAATGGAAATGGACAAGTTTACCTTTGTCGGGAACGGTTCCCTGCTGGGCGCCCGGCTGCTTTCCTTTTCCCAGGAGCTGCTCAAGGAGACCGAGCGGATAGCCCTGATGATGACCAATATAGAGTTGAGCAATTATCCCAGCTATATGGATGAATTTGTAGCCGCCTTGTTTCTGCCGCACACGGATGTCAATGCCTTCCCGAATGTCATGAAACGTCTGCCGGCAAGAAGGGGGAAGTAA
- a CDS encoding formate--tetrahydrofolate ligase: MSRLDALDPREYADWQIAEEAEKDMPTPDDWREKMGLQKDEVIPMGKLCKLDYMKILKRLKDKKDGKYIEVTAITPTPLGEGKTTTVLGLMEGLGKRGQNVGGCLRQPSGGPTMNVKGTAAGGGKALLIPMTEFSLGLTGDINDIANSHNLAMVALNARMQHERNYDDAELAKRNLKRLDIDPNNIQMGWVIDFCAQGLRNIIMGLGGKMDGYLMQSRFGITVSSELMAILAIARDLKDLRERIGNIIVAYDKKGNPVTAEQLEVAGAMTAWMRNTLNPTLMSTVEFQPCMVHAGPFANIAVGQSSVIGDRIGLKMFDYHVTESGFAADIGFEKFWNVKCRASGLVPNVSVLTATVRALKMHGGGPTVVAGRPLPEEYTKENLGLLEKGLENMTHLIGVIKKSGINPVVCINSFHTDTKEEVALVRKFAEKAGARCALSEHWLKGGDGALELADAVIDACKDKVDFKYLYPLEMPLRQRVDLIAREVYGADGVSWAPEAEAKAKKFEADPALKDYSTMMVKTHLSLTHDPTKKGVPKGWTLPIRDVLIFAGAKFLCPMAGTISLMPGTSSDPAYRRVDVDVETGKVKGLF; this comes from the coding sequence ATGTCCAGGTTAGACGCTTTAGATCCAAGAGAGTATGCAGATTGGCAGATTGCCGAGGAGGCGGAAAAGGATATGCCGACCCCCGACGATTGGCGGGAAAAGATGGGACTGCAGAAGGATGAAGTTATTCCGATGGGGAAGTTGTGCAAGCTCGATTACATGAAAATACTCAAGCGCCTTAAGGACAAAAAGGACGGGAAGTATATCGAGGTTACGGCAATTACCCCGACTCCCCTGGGAGAAGGCAAGACCACTACGGTTCTGGGTTTGATGGAAGGACTGGGCAAAAGGGGTCAGAATGTTGGCGGCTGTCTGCGTCAGCCCTCCGGCGGCCCGACAATGAACGTCAAGGGCACGGCGGCGGGAGGCGGAAAGGCGCTCCTCATCCCGATGACGGAGTTTTCCCTGGGTCTTACCGGCGACATCAACGATATCGCCAATTCCCATAACCTGGCGATGGTAGCGCTCAACGCCCGGATGCAGCACGAAAGAAATTATGACGATGCGGAACTTGCCAAAAGAAATCTGAAGCGTCTCGACATAGATCCCAACAACATTCAGATGGGCTGGGTTATCGATTTTTGCGCCCAGGGTCTGCGGAATATCATCATGGGGCTGGGCGGCAAGATGGACGGTTACCTGATGCAATCCCGTTTCGGCATTACCGTAAGTTCGGAGCTGATGGCCATCCTCGCCATTGCCCGCGATCTCAAGGATCTCCGGGAGAGGATCGGCAATATTATCGTTGCCTATGACAAAAAGGGCAATCCCGTTACCGCCGAGCAGTTGGAAGTCGCCGGCGCGATGACCGCGTGGATGCGCAACACCCTCAACCCCACCTTGATGAGTACGGTAGAATTCCAGCCCTGCATGGTTCACGCCGGCCCGTTTGCCAACATCGCCGTCGGTCAGTCTTCGGTGATTGGCGATCGCATCGGCCTGAAGATGTTCGATTACCATGTGACCGAAAGCGGCTTTGCCGCCGATATCGGATTCGAGAAGTTCTGGAATGTGAAATGCCGGGCCAGCGGACTGGTTCCCAATGTGTCGGTATTGACCGCCACGGTCCGCGCCCTGAAGATGCATGGCGGCGGGCCCACCGTTGTCGCCGGGCGGCCGCTTCCCGAGGAGTACACGAAGGAAAATCTCGGTCTTCTGGAAAAAGGTCTCGAAAACATGACGCACCTGATCGGGGTTATCAAGAAATCGGGAATCAACCCGGTGGTCTGCATAAATTCATTCCATACGGATACCAAGGAGGAGGTTGCGCTGGTGCGCAAGTTCGCGGAGAAGGCCGGCGCCCGCTGCGCCCTTTCCGAACACTGGCTCAAAGGCGGGGACGGCGCGCTGGAATTGGCCGACGCGGTGATCGATGCCTGCAAGGACAAGGTCGATTTCAAATACCTCTATCCGCTGGAGATGCCGCTCCGCCAGAGGGTTGATTTGATCGCCCGCGAGGTTTACGGGGCCGACGGGGTTTCCTGGGCGCCGGAGGCCGAGGCGAAGGCGAAGAAGTTCGAGGCCGATCCTGCGCTTAAGGATTACAGCACGATGATGGTAAAAACCCATCTAAGTCTTACCCATGACCCGACGAAGAAAGGCGTGCCCAAGGGTTGGACGCTGCCGATCCGCGACGTCCTGATCTTCGCCGGCGCCAAGTTCCTCTGCCCGATGGCCGGCACGATCAGTCTGATGCCGGGCACCAGCTCCGACCCGGCCTATAGGCGGGTTGATGTCGATGTAGAAACAGGCAAGGTCAAGGGGTTGTTCTGA
- the modA gene encoding molybdate ABC transporter substrate-binding protein has product MGEKTMVIEVWHADSLAGPVGELKRAFEAANSAVTVNTVSGRSRELAGRIENGERCDVFASSAPAIIEEMFKKRIGNRPAASWYAVFSSNELVVITKKGNPCGLRKMTDLAREGITLARVTGENDLAAGRTVEFIQRASEFEGNPDLAQKIIAGAAPERTIPDVLRAVQRAGVEAGIVYRSAAVTIAGDVEILSFPAAVNLSEKIRNAVTIPGTVGNEAAAIRFVRFMLSAEGGRILLSTGQPPLIPPLKEGDIPREIELSL; this is encoded by the coding sequence ATGGGGGAGAAAACAATGGTTATCGAAGTCTGGCATGCCGATTCGCTGGCCGGGCCGGTGGGCGAGTTGAAAAGGGCGTTTGAGGCTGCCAACTCCGCAGTGACCGTAAATACTGTCTCGGGGCGCTCCCGGGAGCTGGCCGGGCGGATCGAGAACGGGGAACGCTGCGACGTTTTTGCGTCTTCCGCTCCGGCTATTATAGAGGAGATGTTTAAAAAGAGAATCGGCAACCGGCCCGCCGCCTCCTGGTACGCTGTCTTTTCTAGTAACGAGCTGGTGGTGATTACAAAAAAGGGCAATCCCTGCGGGTTGAGGAAAATGACAGATTTGGCCCGGGAGGGAATTACGCTGGCGCGGGTGACCGGTGAAAATGATCTGGCCGCCGGCCGGACCGTTGAATTTATCCAAAGGGCGTCCGAATTCGAAGGCAATCCTGACCTGGCGCAAAAGATCATCGCGGGCGCCGCCCCGGAAAGGACGATTCCCGATGTCTTGCGGGCGGTGCAGCGCGCCGGGGTCGAAGCCGGCATTGTGTATCGCTCGGCGGCGGTTACGATTGCCGGCGACGTGGAAATTTTGTCTTTTCCGGCTGCGGTAAACCTCAGTGAAAAGATCCGGAATGCCGTCACAATCCCGGGGACGGTCGGCAATGAGGCGGCCGCGATCCGCTTTGTCCGGTTCATGCTTTCCGCCGAGGGGGGCCGGATCCTGCTTTCGACCGGCCAGCCGCCGCTCATCCCGCCCCTCAAGGAGGGCGATATTCCGCGCGAAATTGAGCTTTCGCTCTAA
- a CDS encoding tripartite tricarboxylate transporter permease, protein MENVLNLFHGFSVILSWYNLGMMAVGLILGVIVGVLPGLGGPNGVAILLPLTFTMSPTSAIVMLSCIYWGSLFAGAITSILFNIPGESHSVATTFDGYPLAQQGRAGEALTASFTGSFFGALFSVLMITFLAPLVANFALHFGPPEFFAVYFLTFASFIGTGKDTAKTVIALMLGFGLAQIGMDNVSGTLRLTFGWSELLRGVDFLVVVIGLFGVAEILVSMEEGLKFEGVHAKINATVVWQTWKKLPKYWLTLLSGAVIGAWMGFKPGGATAASFMSYGLAKRFSKNGDKFGTGELEGVLAPETAAHGSGCAALLPMMALGIPGSATAAVLLGGLMIWGLQPGPLLFVEQKDFVWGLVASMYLSNVVGLVIVLFTVPLFAAILRIPFSIIAPVIVVVCAVGAYTVNNAMFNIWVMLLFGVIGYVFKKLDYPLAPLILALVLGDATEVSFRQAILGSQGALSVFFSNWLVGAMMAAGLLLAFSPAMALAWGKFRQALAR, encoded by the coding sequence ATGGAGAACGTGTTAAATCTATTCCATGGTTTTTCGGTTATACTGAGCTGGTATAACCTCGGCATGATGGCGGTCGGCCTTATACTGGGAGTCATCGTCGGCGTGCTGCCGGGCCTGGGAGGGCCGAACGGCGTGGCTATCCTGCTGCCGCTCACGTTTACCATGTCTCCCACCTCGGCGATTGTCATGCTGTCGTGTATCTATTGGGGCTCCCTGTTTGCAGGGGCCATTACCTCGATCCTGTTCAACATTCCCGGTGAATCGCATTCGGTGGCCACCACGTTCGACGGCTACCCCCTGGCCCAGCAGGGCAGGGCCGGTGAAGCTCTCACTGCCTCCTTTACCGGATCGTTCTTCGGCGCCCTTTTTTCCGTTTTGATGATCACCTTTCTTGCGCCGCTGGTGGCAAATTTTGCTCTGCACTTCGGTCCGCCTGAATTCTTTGCCGTCTATTTTCTGACCTTTGCCAGTTTCATCGGCACCGGCAAGGACACCGCCAAGACGGTCATTGCCCTGATGCTGGGCTTTGGCCTGGCGCAAATCGGCATGGATAACGTCAGCGGCACGCTCCGTCTTACTTTTGGCTGGTCCGAGCTGCTCAGGGGCGTCGATTTCCTGGTGGTGGTGATCGGCCTGTTCGGCGTCGCGGAAATCCTTGTCAGCATGGAAGAGGGTCTCAAATTCGAAGGGGTACACGCCAAGATCAACGCGACGGTCGTGTGGCAGACGTGGAAGAAGCTGCCAAAGTACTGGCTGACGCTGCTCTCAGGCGCGGTCATTGGCGCCTGGATGGGTTTCAAGCCGGGCGGTGCAACGGCCGCATCCTTCATGAGCTACGGCCTTGCCAAGCGCTTCTCGAAGAATGGCGATAAGTTCGGCACCGGGGAACTGGAAGGCGTGCTTGCCCCCGAGACCGCCGCCCACGGGTCCGGATGCGCGGCGTTGCTGCCGATGATGGCGCTGGGCATACCCGGTTCGGCCACTGCAGCGGTGCTGTTGGGCGGCCTGATGATCTGGGGGCTGCAGCCGGGGCCGCTGCTCTTCGTCGAGCAAAAAGACTTTGTCTGGGGCCTGGTCGCCAGCATGTATCTGTCGAACGTCGTCGGTCTGGTCATCGTTCTGTTCACCGTGCCGCTGTTCGCGGCGATCCTTCGCATCCCCTTCTCGATCATCGCCCCGGTCATTGTCGTGGTGTGTGCGGTTGGCGCCTACACCGTGAACAATGCCATGTTCAACATCTGGGTCATGTTGCTATTCGGCGTTATAGGTTATGTCTTTAAAAAGCTGGATTATCCATTGGCGCCTCTGATATTGGCCCTGGTGCTTGGAGACGCGACCGAAGTCTCGTTCCGCCAAGCCATATTGGGATCCCAGGGTGCGTTGAGTGTTTTCTTTTCAAACTGGCTTGTCGGCGCGATGATGGCCGCCGGGCTCCTCCTGGCGTTCTCGCCGGCGATGGCGCTTGCGTGGGGTAAATTTCGTCAGGCCTTAGCCAGGTAG
- a CDS encoding tripartite tricarboxylate transporter TctB family protein, giving the protein MEQKQTQERPRSVRLTYQAAEMVVAVAIFLIGVAMMMDGYRVGMGWAPEGPEAGYFPFRTGAIIGISSLVVFLRALLGKHRNHELFVSRDRFRQVLYVLIPAVLYVLVTQFIGIYVASALFIGGFMRVMARFNWLKVILVSVCISAALFYAFEIQFMVPLPKGPLESLFGY; this is encoded by the coding sequence ATGGAACAGAAACAAACGCAGGAACGACCCCGTTCGGTCCGGTTGACGTATCAGGCAGCGGAGATGGTCGTGGCCGTTGCCATCTTCCTCATCGGCGTTGCGATGATGATGGACGGTTATAGAGTCGGAATGGGTTGGGCTCCTGAAGGGCCTGAGGCGGGATACTTTCCGTTCCGGACCGGGGCCATCATCGGTATTTCAAGCTTGGTTGTTTTTCTCAGGGCGCTTCTCGGCAAACACCGCAATCATGAGCTCTTCGTTTCCCGGGACCGCTTCAGGCAGGTGCTTTACGTGCTGATACCCGCTGTTCTCTATGTATTGGTCACCCAATTCATCGGCATCTATGTCGCCTCCGCCCTGTTCATCGGCGGTTTCATGCGGGTGATGGCCCGGTTCAACTGGCTTAAAGTCATCTTGGTCAGCGTCTGCATAAGTGCAGCGCTTTTCTATGCGTTTGAAATTCAATTCATGGTTCCGCTGCCCAAAGGGCCGCTGGAATCCCTGTTCGGCTACTGA
- a CDS encoding tripartite tricarboxylate transporter substrate binding protein produces MKRQIRTLWYGALLLVVAALTGVAMATPAAAWEPAKPVEFIVPAGAGGASDQMARTIQSIILKHKLMKQPVMIFNKNGASGAEGAMEVKEAKADPHKLLVAFSLIYTLPIAQNLPLGWENFNPVAMIAKDDFILWVNSDSPYKTVKDYVTALKAAPEGSFKMGGTGSKREDQIITVAFQKIVGKKITYIPYKSGGEAQIQLAGNHITSNVNNPSENVAQWRAGKARPLCVFSNHPMDYNKKVADIAWSDIPTCKSQGVDVQYQMLRAFFLPLGTTKEQVAFYADMLKKVVATQEWKDYTENMALTRHYATGDEFVDFLKKDMAKHVQLMTEAGFVAKK; encoded by the coding sequence ATGAAACGACAGATCCGAACATTATGGTATGGAGCGCTGCTGCTCGTCGTGGCGGCGCTGACCGGTGTTGCGATGGCAACTCCTGCGGCTGCTTGGGAACCCGCCAAGCCGGTGGAGTTCATTGTTCCCGCTGGTGCGGGCGGTGCGTCAGACCAGATGGCGCGCACAATCCAGAGCATCATCCTGAAACACAAATTGATGAAACAGCCCGTTATGATCTTTAACAAGAACGGCGCGAGCGGCGCCGAGGGCGCCATGGAGGTCAAAGAGGCCAAGGCAGATCCCCACAAGCTCCTGGTAGCGTTCTCCCTCATCTATACCCTGCCGATCGCTCAGAATCTGCCGCTCGGCTGGGAAAACTTCAATCCGGTGGCAATGATCGCCAAGGATGATTTTATCCTGTGGGTCAATTCCGATTCGCCGTACAAGACAGTGAAGGACTATGTGACTGCCTTAAAAGCGGCGCCGGAGGGGTCCTTCAAGATGGGCGGCACCGGCTCGAAGCGGGAAGATCAGATCATCACGGTTGCATTCCAAAAAATCGTTGGGAAAAAAATAACCTATATCCCCTATAAGAGCGGCGGCGAGGCTCAAATCCAACTGGCCGGCAACCACATCACTTCCAATGTCAACAACCCCAGCGAGAACGTTGCCCAGTGGCGGGCCGGCAAGGCGCGCCCCCTATGCGTCTTCTCCAATCATCCCATGGACTATAACAAAAAGGTTGCGGACATCGCCTGGTCCGACATCCCGACCTGCAAATCGCAGGGAGTCGATGTGCAATACCAGATGCTGCGCGCCTTCTTCCTGCCGCTCGGAACCACCAAGGAACAGGTTGCGTTCTACGCCGACATGTTGAAGAAAGTGGTTGCCACCCAGGAGTGGAAAGACTACACCGAGAACATGGCGCTCACAAGGCACTATGCCACCGGAGACGAGTTTGTCGACTTCCTGAAAAAGGATATGGCAAAACACGTACAGCTGATGACCGAAGCCGGGTTTGTAGCCAAGAAATAG
- a CDS encoding aminotransferase class V-fold PLP-dependent enzyme, with amino-acid sequence MAYSSGRHFLQIPGPTNVPEQVLRAMAKPTIDHRGPEFKALGMEVLAGLKPVFKTTEPVIIFASSGTGAWEAGLVNTLSPGDKVLMFETGHFATLWKNMALRLGLEVEFVPGDWRHGVDPAVVEAKLSEDRDHRIKSVNVVHNETSTGVLSRIGEIRKAIDRAGHPALFMVDTISSLGSADYRHDEWGVDVTVGCSQKGLMLPPGLGFNAISAKALAAAKNARLPKSYWSWEAMLGVNKDGFFPSSPSTNLLYGLRESLHLLNEEGLENVFARHIRHGEATRRALKTWGIENLCLNPEEYSPVLTTVLMPEEKGADAFRGAVLAKFNMSLGSGLGKLKDRVFRIGHLGDLNDLMLLGTLGGVEMGFTLAGVAHKKGGVVAAMEYMAAC; translated from the coding sequence ATGGCGTATTCCAGTGGTCGTCATTTTTTACAGATTCCGGGACCAACCAATGTTCCCGAGCAGGTGCTCAGGGCCATGGCCAAACCGACCATCGATCACCGCGGGCCGGAGTTCAAGGCTCTGGGGATGGAGGTTTTGGCCGGGCTGAAACCTGTTTTCAAGACAACCGAACCGGTAATTATTTTTGCGTCGTCAGGAACCGGCGCCTGGGAGGCGGGGCTCGTCAACACCCTTTCCCCCGGAGACAAGGTGCTGATGTTCGAAACCGGCCACTTTGCAACCCTGTGGAAAAACATGGCCCTCCGCCTGGGGCTGGAGGTTGAGTTTGTTCCCGGCGATTGGCGGCATGGGGTGGATCCAGCCGTGGTCGAGGCCAAACTTTCCGAGGATCGCGATCATCGGATAAAGTCCGTTAATGTAGTCCACAACGAGACCTCCACGGGAGTGCTCAGCCGGATCGGGGAGATCCGCAAGGCCATCGATCGTGCCGGTCACCCCGCCCTGTTCATGGTTGATACGATCTCTTCGCTGGGGTCTGCCGATTACCGCCATGACGAATGGGGCGTAGATGTGACAGTCGGCTGTTCCCAGAAGGGGCTGATGCTTCCTCCCGGCCTCGGCTTCAACGCAATCAGCGCCAAAGCCCTTGCCGCGGCAAAGAATGCGCGACTGCCCAAGTCTTACTGGTCTTGGGAGGCGATGCTGGGCGTCAACAAGGATGGCTTCTTCCCCAGTTCTCCTTCGACCAACCTGCTCTATGGCCTTCGGGAATCACTTCATCTGCTCAATGAGGAGGGGTTGGAAAACGTCTTTGCGCGTCATATCCGCCATGGCGAAGCGACAAGGCGGGCGCTTAAAACCTGGGGAATTGAGAATCTCTGCCTCAATCCGGAAGAGTACAGCCCGGTTTTGACGACGGTTCTGATGCCGGAGGAGAAAGGGGCCGACGCCTTTCGGGGGGCGGTGCTTGCGAAGTTCAACATGTCTTTGGGCAGCGGTTTGGGCAAGCTCAAGGATCGGGTCTTTCGCATCGGCCACTTGGGGGATCTGAATGACCTGATGCTGCTGGGAACACTCGGCGGCGTGGAGATGGGATTCACCCTGGCGGGTGTTGCTCATAAGAAGGGCGGTGTCGTAGCGGCAATGGAGTATATGGCTGCCTGTTGA
- a CDS encoding GntR family transcriptional regulator — MEKVLLNKPPAQQRLSVRENTYQKLKEAIFSNRFVAGERLAEEQLAAELGVSRTPVREALHRLEQDGFIEPLGKRGFCIPDNSPEEIRDIFALRAALEGHALRLICRRITDEQIGLLQEIVNKAEIAMLQKKVDDLSRANVAFHDALMGMIAYKCRFYNFIVNMRQYVLRYRKNTLTNFGVGERCVDGHRMILLALKLRDEDLCEKVMKRHIQISGEEALRLSLGKLQ, encoded by the coding sequence ATGGAAAAGGTCCTGCTGAATAAACCACCTGCACAACAACGGTTATCCGTCCGGGAAAATACCTATCAAAAACTGAAGGAGGCAATTTTTTCCAATAGATTCGTCGCGGGCGAGCGGTTGGCGGAAGAGCAGCTTGCCGCGGAGCTGGGGGTGAGCCGAACGCCGGTGCGGGAAGCTCTCCATCGGCTCGAACAGGATGGATTCATCGAACCTCTGGGAAAAAGGGGATTTTGCATCCCGGATAATTCTCCTGAAGAGATTAGAGACATCTTCGCCTTGCGGGCGGCCTTGGAGGGGCATGCCCTCCGGCTGATCTGCAGGCGGATTACCGATGAGCAGATCGGGCTGCTTCAGGAAATTGTAAACAAGGCGGAAATCGCCATGCTGCAAAAAAAGGTTGATGATCTTTCCAGAGCCAATGTGGCGTTCCACGATGCCCTGATGGGAATGATCGCGTACAAGTGCCGCTTTTATAATTTTATTGTCAATATGAGACAATATGTTCTGAGATATCGGAAAAACACCCTGACGAACTTTGGGGTGGGGGAAAGGTGCGTGGATGGCCATCGCATGATCCTGCTGGCATTGAAGCTTCGGGATGAGGACTTGTGTGAAAAGGTGATGAAGAGGCACATCCAGATTTCCGGGGAAGAGGCGCTTCGGCTCAGCCTCGGGAAACTGCAATAA
- a CDS encoding MoaD/ThiS family protein: MSIKTMIHPFLNDGKELQLEVDGNTVGECLRSILQQYPAMEKKMFDKKGRIKGYIEVLVNDHGIGADELAYAVKDGDSMNIIVFLSGG; this comes from the coding sequence ATGAGCATCAAAACAATGATCCACCCTTTTCTTAATGACGGCAAGGAACTTCAACTCGAGGTTGACGGAAATACTGTGGGGGAATGCCTGCGGTCGATATTGCAGCAGTATCCGGCCATGGAAAAGAAGATGTTCGACAAAAAAGGCAGGATAAAAGGCTATATCGAGGTTCTTGTAAATGACCATGGGATTGGCGCGGATGAACTGGCATATGCAGTCAAGGATGGCGACTCCATGAATATTATAGTTTTTCTGTCCGGGGGCTGA
- a CDS encoding HesA/MoeB/ThiF family protein: MEKEEITLDDKELTRYSRQIMYPDFGEAGQRCLKRSHVLIAGLGGLGSPNATNLIYAGIGKLTLIDCDVVDLSNLNRQTLHWEKDVGALKVVSGSGKLAAMNSKTEIRPLNVRITADNAGELLAGVDLVVDCMDNMETRFVLNESCVKKGVPFIHGGVTGLDGQLTTIIPGKTPCLECIYPRGIGGGKRVPFPIFGATAALVASLQTMEAIKLLTGFGELLAGKMLFVSGEGMEFTTIEIERKKDCPICGGGKR, translated from the coding sequence ATGGAAAAAGAAGAAATAACACTGGATGACAAGGAGCTGACGAGATATTCGCGCCAGATTATGTATCCCGACTTCGGGGAAGCCGGGCAGCGCTGTTTGAAAAGGTCCCATGTGCTGATCGCCGGCTTGGGCGGTCTCGGTTCTCCCAATGCTACGAATCTGATTTATGCGGGCATCGGGAAGCTGACGCTTATTGACTGCGACGTTGTCGATCTTTCCAACCTCAATCGCCAGACGCTGCACTGGGAAAAGGATGTCGGCGCGCTGAAAGTAGTTTCCGGTTCGGGAAAGCTGGCGGCAATGAATTCAAAAACAGAAATAAGGCCTTTGAATGTGAGGATAACGGCGGACAATGCCGGGGAATTGCTCGCAGGGGTTGATCTGGTCGTGGATTGCATGGATAATATGGAGACGCGATTTGTTCTGAATGAAAGTTGCGTGAAAAAAGGCGTGCCCTTCATCCACGGTGGCGTCACGGGTCTGGACGGGCAGCTTACCACAATCATTCCCGGGAAAACCCCTTGTCTCGAGTGTATTTATCCGCGGGGCATCGGTGGAGGAAAAAGGGTTCCTTTCCCGATTTTTGGCGCTACTGCGGCACTTGTTGCCTCATTGCAGACCATGGAAGCCATAAAGCTGCTGACCGGCTTCGGAGAGCTGCTCGCCGGGAAAATGCTCTTTGTCAGCGGGGAGGGCATGGAATTTACCACTATTGAAATTGAACGAAAGAAAGACTGTCCAATTTGCGGGGGAGGCAAGAGATGA